The Candidatus Omnitrophota bacterium genome segment AAGCGTTCCATTGGTTTGAACACCAAAACGAAAGTCCTTCTTAAATTTGTCTATCGCGGTAAAAACGGCTTCTTTATTAAGCAGGGGTTCCGCCCCATGAAAAATAATCTGAGGCATCTGGCCCTTTAATAAAGTGGATTTAAAATAATCCTTAAGAATCCCCAGGGCTTTCAAAATCTTTTGGACGGGCATATTTGAGCCGCTTTTACGCAGATCTGCGGGAATGTAGCAATAAGAACAATTCAAATTACATTTGTCTGTAGGATTAAAATATACGGCTGAGGGATTTAATCCAAACCGTAAGGTGTTCATTTCGGCATAAAAAGCCTTCGCCTTCTTGCGGTATCCGTTTAAAACAGAAGAATTTTCCAGCGCGGCGGATAGCTTATCTTTTCTTACCAATGCCCAAAATGCCGTATCGGCGGAAACTAAACAAGCATAGTCCCTATGGCCGATGTCTATGGGCTGAATAGTATCTCCCTCGCCCATATTAAAATTAGTCTGAGTCTTCATGGTGTTTTATCTTTGTGAATTAAGACTTGCTCCCTTTATTCAATAACACATAATGCGACAAACCTGTGCCGTTAGCTTTACATTTCTTACGGCTGGCTATAATGCTTTTCTTTATTTTGCTCGCCTTTTTCTCCATATCATTCACCTCCTTTATATTTTATGGTTCCATGAAATAAAAAGCCCCGCGACTGAAAAACAGTGCGGGGTATGTTCCCTGGTTTTACAAAACCCGTATACAGCGGCATTATTCACGATGCCTTGATATATAGGTAGGTCTTCTGACTGCCCAGCCCTTTTTAACTGCCTTCCCATTCCAGAAATAATAGAATAGTGGCTTTATTGTTAAAAAGGCTCCTTTTCTAAAAACAAGAAAAGGGCTGAGCTACAGCGGCGGGACCGTTTCCGTTTTCCCGCCAGATTCGCTCAAACAAATCTAAGCGGCGGGACTGGAATTCCCTTTTAAGCTCTCTCGAGCACCTATACAGTTCAATGTGTCAAAGAATAAATTAGATTATAGCGCATTGCTCTAAAACGTCAAGTAAAATTTTTCCTACGCCTTTTCGATCTCCTTCAAGAATTCTACGGATTTGAGGCGGCGTTCGATGTGGTAATCTAAGAATTTTCGCAGGATAGACTCGAGCTCTTTGCCGACAACGTTTGCGACCTTGATACGCTCAACTTTCTCAAACGGAAGTTCGCGTATATGCTCGATGAACTTAACGGTTCCCGCCATTATCGGCAGCGCGTTTTTGTCTTTATCTATGCAGGTTTTACATATAAGCCCTCCATGCGCGACGCTGAATTTAGCTCCCGGTTCGGGCTTGCTGCCGCAATACGCGCAAGCATTAAGCGTGGGCATAAGGCCTATAAGACCCAGCAATTTGATCTCGAATATTCTTGCGACTCTTTTGGCGCTTGCCTGGCTCGACAAAAGCGTTAAACTATTCAGGAGAAGCCCGAAGATTTCTTGGCTTTTTTCTCCCAGGCCCGTTACGGAATCAAGAAGCTCTATTATGTAATTAGCGTACGCGAGACGCTCCAAAGATTGCCTTACCGGATAGAAAAATTCAAGCAGGTCGCACTGGGATATCGTAAAGACATCCGCCTTTTTTCTCTCATAGAACACTATCTCATCATGCGCGAATACCTCAAGGCTTCCCCCGCCATACTGCGCGTGCGGACCGCGCACACCACGCACTATCCCTTTTATCTTGCCGAAATCTTTTGTAAATAAAGTGACTATCAGGCTGGTTTCTCTTAGGTCCTGCCGCCTTATTACTATGGCTTCAGATTTCTGGATAGGCATAATTTAACGCAGCAGCTGAAATACGAGCGTCGTTACCAATACACCCAATATACCGCCCGCGACAACTTCCCGTATTGTGTGGATAGAAGATTTTATCCTGTGGCGCGCTATCAGGAACGCCATCACAAAAGCCAGTATTATGACTATCGCGTTGTGGGTAAGAAACGCTATGATAGTCCACATTGAAAATGCTATGGCCGTGTGACCCGACGGCATGCCTCCGCGCATCGGCGTCCCGCTATGCAATACTATCTTGCCGAATATAGTAACGGCCAGCACAACTATAATCGAAATAAATGTAAGATGCCAGGGACTCCTGCCTATCCTCATTATTCCATCTTCCACGCTAAACGGAAGCCTGCCCGCGAATAACAGGTAGCCAACTATCGCAGCGTTTATAGCGGTCAACAATACCGCGCCCGCCGAAACGTCTTTTATGATCCTCGCGATGGGGTGGTATTCCATCTGCACTATAATATCTACAACCAGTTCCACCGCCGTATTGATCATCTCCGCCGATAGGACCAGTGTGATCGTAAGAGCGAGTATCATCAATTCATTGGGCGTAAAATTAAAGAATATTCCCAAGAGCAAAATCAATATAGCCAAAAGGAAATGGATGCGCATATTCCTCTGGGTCTTGATAACGTAGAAAAAACCTTCTATCGCGGCGTTAAAACTTTCGAAAAGCTTGACTTGGCGCATAGTATTTTTAATATCCTGTTCTCTTTTGCCGACATCTTCTTCTTTTCGCGCGCAGTCTCATCATCGTAGCCGAAAAGATGCAGAATGCCGTGTATTACGTACAAAATTATCTCTTCTTCGAATAATGTGCCGAAGACTTTTGAATTCTTAAGCGCGGTATCGGACGATATTAATATCTGTCCGCACTCTCCAAGATCAAAACTTAACACATCCGTAGCCCTGTCGCTATGCTTATACTTCTTATTAACCGGTTTTATAGCTTTATCGCTTAAAAAAACTATATCCAGCTTTGTATCGCGCGGTTTACCTAAAATCTCCAGAATTTCTACACCGATTCTTTTTATAAGCGGCTCGTTAAGGCTGAACTTTTTATTCGCATTTTTTACAACAACCCCAGACACCCTGTGCCCGGTCCTGTTCTTACTCATGCCCTTGACCGCTCGTATGCCTTTATTATCTTTATGGTCTTTTCCATTATCGCTTTATCTTGATACCCAGCTCATTCAGCTGTTTTTCATCTACTACAGAAGGAGCGCTTGTCACAGGACAAAATGCCTTCTGTGTCTTCGGGAAGGCAATGACATCCCTTATCGAGTCGCTTCCGGTAAATATCGCCATCAGCCGGTCGAGTCCGAACGCCACGCCGCCATGCGGAGGCGCGCCGTATTTGAACGCGTCCAGCAGGAAGCCGAACCTTGATTTCGCGTCTTCATCGCTTATGCCTATGGTCTTAAATATCAGTTCCTGCATCTTTCTGTCGTGTATCCTTATGCTCCCTGAACCGAGTTCCATACCATTCAAAACCAAATCATATGATCTTGACCGCGCGAAGTGCAGGTCTTTACCTTTTTCCAGAAGAGGTATATCTTCAGAGTGGCATGAAGTAAACGGATGATGCTCCGACTCCCATCTCTTCTCTTCATCATTGTATTTAAATAGCGGGAAGTCCACTACCCACAGGAATTCAAACCGCTTTTCATCGATAAGTCCCAGCTTTTTTCCCAGGAATTTTCTCAAATTTGCCATTGAGTCGAACACCGTTTTTTCGGAATCGGCGACTATGAATATCATGTCTCCGTCTTCCGCGCAGAGCACCTCTTTTATTGAAGATAACTCCTCTTTTGTGAAAAATTTATCGATCTGCGATGCCAGGGCGCCTTTTTCGGCTTTGAAATTAGCCAGCCCTTTAGCGCCGTATTTTTTCACAAGCTCTATCAATTCATCGACCTGGCCCCTGGAATAAGAGCCGCATCCCTTGGCATTTATGGCTATTACCTTGCCGCCCTTCTTTATAACTTCGTGGAATATTTTGAACTGACAATTCTTCACGATATTGGTTATCTCCACGAGTTCCAGTCCGAATCTTGTATCGGGCTTATCACAGCCAAACCTCGCCATCGCTTCGGAATAGCTCATTCGCGTGAATGGAGTCTTTAGATCAACCCCTATCGCGCCTTTGAATATCTTTTTCATCAATCCTTCGGATAGCTCGAATATGTCCTCTTCGGTAACGAATGACATTTCAATATCGAACTGCGTAAACTCGGGCTGCCTATCCGCCCTCAAATCTTCATCGCGGAAACATTTCGCTATCTGAAAATACCTATCCAGCGACGATACCATAAGCAGCTGTTTAAATAGCTGCGGCGATTGAGGAAGAGCGTAGAACATGCCGGGATTAAGCCTTGACGGGACAAGATAGTCGCGCGCGCCTTCTGGTGTTGATTTGGTAAGTATAGGTGTCTCTATTTCTACAAAATTCCTTTCGTCAAAATAGTCACGGGCAAGTTTACAGACCTTGTGTCTTAATCTTAAATTCTTCTGCATAGAAGGCCGTCTTATGTCAAGGTATCTGTATTTTAATCTCGCTTCTTCGGATATATTTATCGCGTCCGTGATCTCAAACGGCGTGGTCAATGATTTATTGAGTATCTCCAGCGATTGTGCCCGGATCTCTATCTTGCCGGTAGGTATCTTGTCGTTATTTGTGCCTTCGGGCCTTGACTCAACAATCCCTTCGACCATTATCACGAATTCAGAGCGTAGATTTTCCGCTTCTTTATGGACCGCGGGATGTGTTTTAGGGTCGAATACTATCTGGGTTATACCGTAGCCATCCCTTAGATCTAT includes the following:
- the cbpA gene encoding modified peptide precursor CbpA; translation: MEKKASKIKKSIIASRKKCKANGTGLSHYVLLNKGSKS
- the recO gene encoding DNA repair protein RecO; this translates as MPIQKSEAIVIRRQDLRETSLIVTLFTKDFGKIKGIVRGVRGPHAQYGGGSLEVFAHDEIVFYERKKADVFTISQCDLLEFFYPVRQSLERLAYANYIIELLDSVTGLGEKSQEIFGLLLNSLTLLSSQASAKRVARIFEIKLLGLIGLMPTLNACAYCGSKPEPGAKFSVAHGGLICKTCIDKDKNALPIMAGTVKFIEHIRELPFEKVERIKVANVVGKELESILRKFLDYHIERRLKSVEFLKEIEKA
- a CDS encoding diacylglycerol kinase, whose translation is MRQVKLFESFNAAIEGFFYVIKTQRNMRIHFLLAILILLLGIFFNFTPNELMILALTITLVLSAEMINTAVELVVDIIVQMEYHPIARIIKDVSAGAVLLTAINAAIVGYLLFAGRLPFSVEDGIMRIGRSPWHLTFISIIVVLAVTIFGKIVLHSGTPMRGGMPSGHTAIAFSMWTIIAFLTHNAIVIILAFVMAFLIARHRIKSSIHTIREVVAGGILGVLVTTLVFQLLR
- the ybeY gene encoding rRNA maturation RNase YbeY, with the translated sequence MSKNRTGHRVSGVVVKNANKKFSLNEPLIKRIGVEILEILGKPRDTKLDIVFLSDKAIKPVNKKYKHSDRATDVLSFDLGECGQILISSDTALKNSKVFGTLFEEEIILYVIHGILHLFGYDDETAREKKKMSAKENRILKILCAKSSFSKVLTPR
- the aspS gene encoding aspartate--tRNA ligase, which codes for MLRTHTCCELNEKTIGKTARLCGWVGSRRDHGSLIFIDLRDGYGITQIVFDPKTHPAVHKEAENLRSEFVIMVEGIVESRPEGTNNDKIPTGKIEIRAQSLEILNKSLTTPFEITDAINISEEARLKYRYLDIRRPSMQKNLRLRHKVCKLARDYFDERNFVEIETPILTKSTPEGARDYLVPSRLNPGMFYALPQSPQLFKQLLMVSSLDRYFQIAKCFRDEDLRADRQPEFTQFDIEMSFVTEEDIFELSEGLMKKIFKGAIGVDLKTPFTRMSYSEAMARFGCDKPDTRFGLELVEITNIVKNCQFKIFHEVIKKGGKVIAINAKGCGSYSRGQVDELIELVKKYGAKGLANFKAEKGALASQIDKFFTKEELSSIKEVLCAEDGDMIFIVADSEKTVFDSMANLRKFLGKKLGLIDEKRFEFLWVVDFPLFKYNDEEKRWESEHHPFTSCHSEDIPLLEKGKDLHFARSRSYDLVLNGMELGSGSIRIHDRKMQELIFKTIGISDEDAKSRFGFLLDAFKYGAPPHGGVAFGLDRLMAIFTGSDSIRDVIAFPKTQKAFCPVTSAPSVVDEKQLNELGIKIKR